A single genomic interval of Falco cherrug isolate bFalChe1 chromosome 8, bFalChe1.pri, whole genome shotgun sequence harbors:
- the TXNDC15 gene encoding thioredoxin domain-containing protein 15 → MGQGSGGSGRCPGRRSAAGVAGAGAGAAPKMWRLLLALAWLGRALPAGALAEQSAGGQPRSPGASSAQGGGEPVRYRTAEMADAMLGSGLPAQQAVVLSVVPGEARDGQASAVTTGACDAAAGGAACGAGSSPAAPLGPAGGQGREQAVLETVLPAPAEDSNGTDSTKAPKVNCEERNTTGVERFTLQILNVSQDLMEFLNPNSSDCTLVLFYTPWCRFSASLAPHFNSLPRAFPTLRFLALDASQHSSLSTRFGTVAVPNILLFQGAKPMARFNHTDRTLETLKDFIFNQTGIEAKSDVAVTEEDWEGPLPSVLTKGIDWLLLFSLLFLASFVMYATVRTESIRWLIPGQEHEHQE, encoded by the exons ATGGGCCAGGGCTCCGGCGGAAGTGGCCGTTGTCCGGGGagacgcagcgctgcaggggtggccggcgccggggccggggctgcgccGAAGATGTGGCGGCTGCTGCTGGCGCTGGCCTGGCTCGGTAGGGCCCTTCCTGCAG GGGCGTTGGCGGAGCAGAGCGCCGGcgggcagccccgctcccccggggCCAGCTCCGCGCAGGGCGGCGGCGAGCCGGTGCGGTACCGGACTGCGGAGATGGCAGACGCGATGCTGGGCAGCGGGCTCCCCGCGCAGCAGGCCGTGGTGCTCTCGGTGGTGCCGGGGGAGGCGAGGGATGGCCAGGCGTCCGCCGTCACTACGGGGGCTTGCGATGCGGCGGCCGGAGGCGCTGCGTGTGGCGCTGGGAGCAGCCCCGCGGCTCCCCTCGGACCGGCGGGCGGCCAGGGCCGGGAGCAGGCCGTGCTGGAGACGGTGCTGCCCGCGCCGGCCGAGGACTCGAACGGCACCGATAGCACCAAAGCTCCCAAAGTGAACTGCGAGGAGAGGAACACAACTGGCGTCGAGCGCTTCACACTGCAGATCCTGAATGTGTCCCAG GACCTGATGGAGTTCTTAAACCCAAACAGCAGTGACTGTACGTTAGTCTTGTTCTATACACCATGGTGTCGCTTTTCTGCCAGTCTGGCACCTCATTTTAATTCTTTACCTCGAGCATTTCCAACTCTTCGCTTCCTGGCACTGGATGCATCTCAGCACAGCAG TTTGTCAACTAGATTTGGAACTGTGGCTGTACCCAATATCCTCCTTTTCCAAGGTGCTAAACCTATGGCTAGATTTAATCATACAGACAGAACGCTGGAAACACTGAAAGACTTCATTTTTAATCAAACAG GTATAGAAGCTAAAAGCGATGTGGCCGTGACTGAGGAAGACTGGGAAGGCCCCCTGCCCAGCGTTCTGACGAAAGGCATAGActggctgcttctgttttctttgctctttctggCTAGCTTTGTCATGTATGCTACTGTTCGAACGGAGAGCATTCGGTGGCTGATCCCAGGACAGGAGCACGAACATCAGGAATAA